In Actinomycetes bacterium, one DNA window encodes the following:
- the mca gene encoding mycothiol conjugate amidase Mca, producing MSTPAEPLRLLAVHAHPDDESSKGAATMARYVREGVEVLVATCTGGERGDVLNPALADDAAVVADLPAVRRREMALAQRILGVRHAWLGFVDSGLPEGDPLPPLPDGCFALVPPAEAAEPLVRLVREFRPHVIVTYDENGGYPHPDHIKTHEVSVEAFEAAGDADRYPGTGEPWQPLKLYYHVNFHKERLVALHEAALDAGLESPYADWLASWKDKPGDQGRVTTRVHCAGYFDVRDDALRAHATQVDPAGRWFGVPQHLQQAAWPTEDYQLARSLVDGPVPEDDLFAGIRDSVGSPR from the coding sequence ATGTCCACCCCTGCCGAGCCGCTGCGGCTCCTTGCTGTGCACGCCCACCCCGACGACGAGTCGAGCAAGGGCGCGGCCACCATGGCCCGCTACGTCCGCGAGGGCGTCGAGGTCCTGGTCGCCACCTGCACCGGCGGCGAACGCGGCGACGTCCTCAACCCGGCACTGGCCGATGACGCGGCCGTGGTTGCCGACCTGCCCGCCGTCCGGCGCCGGGAGATGGCCCTGGCGCAGCGGATTCTCGGCGTGCGGCACGCCTGGCTGGGCTTTGTCGACTCCGGGCTGCCCGAGGGCGACCCGCTGCCGCCGCTTCCTGACGGCTGCTTCGCCCTGGTGCCGCCGGCCGAGGCGGCCGAGCCGCTGGTCCGGCTGGTGCGCGAGTTCCGGCCGCACGTCATAGTGACCTATGACGAGAACGGCGGATATCCGCACCCGGACCACATCAAGACCCACGAGGTCTCGGTGGAGGCGTTCGAGGCGGCCGGCGACGCCGACCGGTACCCGGGCACCGGCGAGCCGTGGCAGCCGCTCAAGCTCTACTACCACGTGAACTTCCACAAGGAGCGGCTGGTCGCGCTGCACGAGGCAGCGCTGGACGCCGGGCTGGAGTCGCCGTACGCCGACTGGCTGGCCAGCTGGAAGGACAAGCCAGGCGACCAGGGCCGGGTGACCACGAGGGTGCACTGCGCCGGCTACTTCGACGTGCGCGACGACGCGCTGCGGGCGCACGCCACCCAGGTCGACCCGGCGGGACGCTGGTTCGGGGTGCCGCAACACCTGCAGCAGGCCGCCTGGCCGACCGAGGACTACCAGCTCGCGCGTAGCCTGGTCGACGGTCCGGTGCCGGAGGACGACCTGTTCGCCGGGATCCGGGACTCGGTAGGGAGCCCTCGATGA
- a CDS encoding DUF3037 domain-containing protein produces MRQPYEWAALRVVPRVERGEFLNVGVVVYSRPLEFLGAAVHFDEQRALALDPDLDVAAVRGHLESLRALCAGDPQAGANAARPAGERFRWLTAPRSTVVQPSPVHTGVTDDPAEELSRLMARMVLPPS; encoded by the coding sequence GTGCGGCAGCCGTATGAGTGGGCCGCGCTGCGCGTCGTCCCCCGGGTCGAGCGCGGGGAGTTCCTCAACGTCGGGGTGGTCGTCTACAGCCGGCCGCTGGAGTTCCTCGGCGCCGCCGTCCACTTCGACGAGCAGCGCGCTCTGGCGCTCGACCCCGATCTCGACGTCGCCGCCGTCCGCGGGCACCTGGAGTCGCTGCGCGCGCTGTGCGCCGGGGACCCGCAGGCCGGGGCGAACGCCGCCCGCCCGGCCGGTGAGCGGTTCCGGTGGCTCACCGCGCCGCGCAGCACGGTCGTGCAGCCGTCACCGGTGCACACCGGGGTCACCGACGACCCGGCCGAGGAGCTCAGCCGGCTGATGGCCAGGATGGTGCTGCCGCCGTCATGA
- a CDS encoding HipA family kinase, with protein sequence MITALPRVSATRYVLPLREGGSLPGLLEADDLGTYVVKFRGAGQGPKALAAEIIVGELGRALGLPVPELVLVDLDPALAPAEPDQEVQDLLRSSAGLNLGMDYLPGSLGFDPVVDDVEPVLAAQVVWFDALVLNVDRSWRNPNLLRWHGRMWLIDHGAALYFHHSWPTAVDAGQRAYRGAADHVLLGTAGPLEAAHAALAPRVTRALLEQVLAMVPDPWLEADGFDDAAAVRRAYADVLLARAQQPQSWLPEVEVARAAAV encoded by the coding sequence GTGATCACCGCGCTTCCCCGGGTCTCCGCCACGCGGTACGTGCTGCCGCTGCGTGAGGGCGGCTCGCTGCCCGGCCTGCTGGAGGCCGACGACCTGGGCACCTACGTGGTGAAGTTCCGTGGGGCCGGGCAGGGCCCCAAGGCCCTCGCCGCCGAGATCATCGTGGGCGAGCTGGGCCGTGCGCTGGGGCTGCCGGTGCCCGAGCTCGTGCTGGTCGACCTCGACCCCGCGCTGGCTCCGGCCGAGCCCGACCAGGAGGTGCAGGACCTGCTGCGGTCCAGCGCCGGGCTAAACCTGGGCATGGACTACCTGCCCGGCTCGCTCGGCTTCGACCCCGTCGTGGACGACGTCGAGCCGGTCCTGGCCGCCCAGGTCGTGTGGTTCGACGCCCTGGTCCTCAACGTGGACCGCTCCTGGCGCAACCCGAACCTGCTGCGCTGGCACGGGCGGATGTGGCTGATCGACCACGGCGCGGCGCTGTACTTCCACCACAGCTGGCCCACCGCCGTGGACGCCGGCCAGCGCGCCTACCGCGGCGCCGCCGACCACGTGCTGCTCGGGACGGCCGGGCCGCTGGAGGCGGCGCACGCGGCCCTGGCCCCCCGGGTCACCCGCGCCCTGCTCGAGCAGGTGCTGGCGATGGTGCCGGACCCGTGGCTGGAGGCCGACGGCTTCGACGACGCGGCCGCCGTGCGGCGGGCCTACGCCGATGTTCTGCTCGCCCGCGCCCAGCAGCCGCAGTCCTGGCTGCCCGAGGTGGAGGTGGCCCGTGCGGCAGCCGTATGA
- a CDS encoding FeoB small GTPase domain-containing protein: MSGHRPKAAVPSCHSEAAGPALATGVPIVALAGSPNVGKSTLFNALTGARRDVGNWPGSTVAVGRGTWAVPGLGKVGLVDLPGA; encoded by the coding sequence GTGAGCGGCCACCGGCCCAAGGCGGCGGTGCCGTCCTGCCACAGCGAGGCCGCCGGCCCCGCCCTGGCCACTGGGGTGCCCATCGTCGCGCTGGCCGGCAGCCCCAACGTCGGCAAGTCCACCCTGTTCAACGCGCTGACCGGCGCCCGCCGCGACGTCGGCAACTGGCCGGGCAGCACGGTCGCGGTCGGCCGCGGCACCTGGGCCGTGCCCGGCCTGGGCAAGGTCGGGCTGGTCGACCTGCCGGGCGCCTAA
- a CDS encoding DUF4307 domain-containing protein encodes MSDPQLLAHRYGRRAGLSRGARVALVLVGLALLVAGVAVVFSWTQAAQPGASATLLSYRVVSAAQVDVRFTVAKDAASTAVCRVVAKNRYTDVVGSLDVTIPAGRAQTETSVSLVTTERAIVALVDSCRLTN; translated from the coding sequence GTGAGCGACCCCCAGCTGCTGGCGCACCGGTACGGACGGCGGGCCGGGCTGTCCCGCGGCGCCCGGGTGGCGCTCGTCCTGGTCGGGCTGGCGCTGCTGGTCGCCGGCGTCGCCGTGGTCTTCTCCTGGACCCAGGCCGCCCAGCCGGGGGCCAGCGCCACCCTGCTGTCCTACCGGGTGGTCTCCGCGGCGCAGGTCGACGTCCGCTTCACCGTGGCCAAGGACGCCGCCTCGACAGCGGTGTGCCGGGTCGTGGCCAAGAACCGCTACACCGACGTGGTCGGCAGCCTGGACGTGACCATCCCGGCCGGACGGGCGCAGACCGAGACCTCGGTGAGCCTGGTGACGACGGAGCGGGCGATCGTCGCCCTGGTCGACTCCTGCCGGCTGACGAACTGA